A single Watersipora subatra chromosome 7, tzWatSuba1.1, whole genome shotgun sequence DNA region contains:
- the LOC137401100 gene encoding cytosolic 10-formyltetrahydrofolate dehydrogenase-like: METPKLLSLKIAVIGQSKFGADVYKLLKRQGHEIVAVFTIPDKDGRQDLLALAAAADGVKVVKNKTWRSKGKVIPEVFEEYCSVGAELNVMPFCSQFIPMEVVTHPKYDSICYHPSILPRHRGASAINWTLMQGDKKAGFTIFWPDDGLDTGPILLIRECAVDPNDTLNTLYKRFLYPEGVKAMGLAVRMIAEGVAPKIAQSEEGATYDAMLKKDLVKLSFDQPAQGIHDYIRGCDHSPGAWAIISDQRVTFYGSKLRRTSKPEGEEIQIDGWTQPAIVHSQGMTLIGNDGKMVDVERLGLAGGKMIPASSFGSNMGAEGAGMELTDEEKEIQSKTRAVWQGILNLESVVDSTDFFACGAGSMDVVRLIEEVKVQCGLSLTNDKVYMSPTFKEFTAALVKNHRGEDKEMEFSYQPVKLRANNMDLQFPNQLFINNEFIDASNGATFATINPSDESVICQVAKASKEDVDYAVYCAKNAFEEWKDMNARDRGTLMFRLADLMEEHQEELATLESLDSGAVYTLALKTHIGMSIQTLRYFAGWCDKIQGKTIPINHAKPNHNLSFTKREPIGVCGIITPWNYPLMMLAWKISPCLAAGNTVVLKPAQVTPLTSLKFAELAARAGFPPGVINILPGAGSVCGQAIIDHPEVRKIGFTGSTPVGKQIMASCAKSNLKKCSLELGGKSPLIIFADCDMTKAVRMAMSGVFFNKGENCIAAGRVFVEESIHDEFVEKVITETKKMKIGDPLDRSVDHGPQNHLAHLNSLLNYVKQGVAEGARLVYGGKRVEGPGLFFEPTILTHVDDHMFVSEEESFGPIMIISSFPNGDVDGVIKSANDTEYALASGVFTSDLDKALDVSSRLEAGTCFVNTYNKTDVAAPFGGFKQSGFGKDLGEEALNEYLKTKVVTVEYGSKL, encoded by the exons ATGGAAACACCG aaATTGTTATCGCTGAAGATTGCCGTTATTGGTCAGAGCAAGTTTGGTGCGGACGTCTATAAGTTGTTGAAGCGGCAAGGCCACGAGATTGTGGCCGTTTTTACAATTCCggataaagatggcagacaagaCCTTCTAG CATTAGCAGCAGCTGCTGATGGCGTTAAGGTTGTCAAGAATAAAACATGGAGAAGCAAGGGAAAAGTGATTCCGGAGGTATTTGAAGAATACTGCAGTGTAGGTGCTGAGCTTAATGTCATGCCATTCTGCTCTCAGTTTATTCCCATGGAAGTTGTTACACATCCCAAATATGATTCCATTTGTTACCATCCCTCTATTCTTCCTCGGCATCGTGGGGCATCGGCCATCAACTG GACATTAATGCAAGGGGATAAAAAAGCAGGATTCACCATATTCTGGCCAGATGATGGCTTAGACACAGGACCTATCCTTCTGATTAGAGAATGCGCAGTGGACCCAAATGACACCCTCAATACATTATACAAGAGGTTTCTTTATCCAGAAGGGGTTAAGGCTATG GGTCTGGCAGTAAGGATGATAGCGGAGGGTGTAGCCCCTAAGATAGCGCAGTCAGAGGAGGGGGCTACATACGACGCGATGCTTAAGAAAGACTTGGTGAAGCTGTCATTTGATCAGCCAGCTCAGGGAATCCATGATTACATTAGAGGCTGTGACCACTCCCCTGGTGCCTGGGCTATTATCAGTGACCAG CGGGTTACCTTCTATGGGTCAAAGCTGAGGAGAACGAGCAAACCTGAGGGAGAAGAGATTCAAATAGACGGCTGGACTCAGCCAGCTATCGTACACTCTCAAGGCATGACTCTGATCGGCAATGATGGGAAGATG GTAGATGTGGAGAGACTCGGTCTAGCTGGTGGCAAAATGATTCCGGCGTCCAGTTTTGGAAGCAACATGGGAGCCGAGGGAGCTGGTATGGAACTGACAGATGAAGAGAAGGAGATTCAGAGCAAGACAAGGGCTGTATGGCAGGGAATCCTCAACCTTGAGTCTGTTGTCGATAGCACTGACTTTTTTGCCTGCGGGGCTGGTTCTATGGATGTAGTCAG ACTGATTGAGGAGGTAAAAGTTCAGTGTGGACTCTCTCTAACCAATGACAAAGTTTACATGTCACCCACATTCAAGGAGTTTACTGCAGCTTTGGTGAAGAACCACAGAGGGGAGGACAAGGAGATGGAGTTCTCTTATCAGCCT GTGAAGCTGAGAGCAAACAATATGGATTTACAATTCCCCAACCAGCTCTTCATCAATAATGAGTTCATAGATGCTTCAAATGGCGCAACATTTGCCACCATCAATCCCTCAGATGAATCAGTTATCTGTCAGGTGGCCAAGGCCTCCAAGGAAGATGTTGACTACGCTGTCTATTGTGCCAAG AACGCATTTGAGGAGTGGAAAGACATGAATGCCCGTGACAGAGGAACCCTTATGTTCAG ACTCGCAGACCTGATGGAGGAACACCAAGAGGAGCTGGCGACTCTAGAGTCACTGGACAGCGGTGCTGTCTACACATTAGCACTAAAGACACATATAGGCATGTCCATACAGACTTTGAGGTATTTTGCCGGCTGGTGCGATAAGATTCAGGGCAAGACAATTCCTATCAACCATGCTAAACCTAACCATAATCTCTCATTTACTAAGAGAGAACCCATCGG AGTGTGCGGAATAATCACTCCCTGGAATTATCCCCTCATGATGCTTGCTTGGAAAATATCACCTTGCCTTGCTGCCGGCAACACAGTAGTACTCAAGCCAGCTCAGGTTACACCTCTCACTTCTCTCAAGTTTGCAGAACTGGCTGCTAGGGCCGGGTTTCCTCCAGGTGTTATCAACATTCTTCCTGGAGCAG GAAGTGTGTGTGGTCAGGCTATTATAGACCATCCAGAAGTACGTAAAATCGGTTTTACTGGGTCAACTCCTGTTGGCAAGCAAATCATGGCCTCCTGTGCCAAGAGTAACCTCAAGAAATGTTCCCTTGAACTTGGTGGCAAATCACCGCTCATCATATTTGCTGACTGTGACATGACTAAAGCTGTCAGAATG GCCATGAGTGGAGTCTTTTTCAACAAAGGTGAAAACTGCATTGCTGCCGGCAGAGTGTTTGTGGAGGAAAGCATCCATGATGAATTTGTAGAAAAAGTTATTACCGAGACAAAGAAAATGAAGATAGGAGATCCTCTGGACAGGTCTGTAGACCATGGTCCTCAAAATCACCTTGCCCATCTCAACAGTCTCCTCAACTATGTCAAG CAAGGAGTAGCGGAAGGAGCTCGTCTCGTGTATGGAGGAAAGCGTGTGGAGGGGCCAGGACTTTTTTTTGAGCCAACTATTCTTACTCATGTAGATGACCATATGTTTGTGTCCGAGGAGGAGTCATTTGGTCCTATCATGATTATATCTAGCTTTCCCAATGG GGATGTCGATGGTGTAATTAAAAGTGCCAACGATACAGAGTATGCCCTCGCTTCTGGTGTTTTTACATCTGATCTGGACAAGGCTTTAGATGTTT CGAGTCGACTGGAGGCTGGCACTTGCTTTGTTAACACTTACAATAAGACAGATGTTGCTGCTCCTTTCGGTGGATTTAAACAATCTGGATTTGGAAAAGACTTGG GTGAGGAGGCTCTCAACGAATACCTGAAGACCAAAGTCGTCACAGTCGAGTACGGCAGCAAACTCTAA